One genomic segment of Cololabis saira isolate AMF1-May2022 chromosome 22, fColSai1.1, whole genome shotgun sequence includes these proteins:
- the chmp4c gene encoding charged multivesicular body protein 4c — protein MSKISKLFKGSSSSSSSSSSKSKHHHRSRAGPSPQEALHRLRETEEMLTKKQDYLEKRIEQEIMTAKKHGTKNKRAALQALKRKKRFEQQLTQIDGTLSTIEFQREALENSHTNTEVLKNMGFAAKAMKEVHQNMDLGKIDDLMQDITEQQDVAQEISDAISRPFGKTFDEDELLAELEELEQQDQEDTMKSMGGLPSVPNVKLPSSRPSQRTTTKKRVEEDEDDMRMLTSWAT, from the exons ATGAGTAAAATATCTAAGCTTTTCAAGGGGAGCTCCAGTTCGAGTTCATCCAGCTCTTCAAAGTCCAAACACCATCACCGGTCCCGGGCAGGGCCGAGCCCTCAGGAGGCCTTGCACAGACTCCGGGAAACGGAGGAAATGTTGACAAAGAAGCAGGACTACCTGGAAAAGAGGATTGAACAAGAAATAATGACTGCCAAGAAGCATGGCACCAAAAACAAGAGAG CTGCCCTGCAGGCCCTGAAGAGAAAAAAGCGCTTTGAGCAGCAGTTGACTCAGATTGACGGCACGCTGTCCACCATCGAGTTTCAGAGAGAAGCTCTGGAGAACTCCCACACCAATACCGAGGTCCTAAAGAACATGGGGTTTGCTGCTAAGGCAATGAAAGAGGTCCACCAGAACAT GGACCTTGGCAAGATAGATGATCTGATGCAGGATATCACAGAACAACAGGATGTGGCTCAGGAGATCAGTGACGCCATCTCCAGACCTTTTGGCAAGACATTCGATGAA GATGAGCTGCTGGCAgagctggaagagctggagcAGCAGGACCAGGAGGACACCATGAAGAGCATGGGCGGACTGCCCAGCGTTCCCAACGTCAAACTTCCGTCATCACGCCCCAGTCAGCGTACAA CGACCAAGAAGAGGGTTGAAGAAGATGAGGACGACATGCGTATGCTCACGTCGTGGGCAACTTAA
- the zfand1 gene encoding AN1-type zinc finger protein 1, translated as MAELNIGKHCQVESCNLKDFLPFVCDSCCGFYCLEHRSRDAHSCSQEEPIKKESQTPSGSRSYPCTFENCKEKELVQVICQHCEKHFCLAHRHQNDHKCERLEIPKPRMAATKELVQKIVESKDGSKTKGRRGAKNAATAAKVALMKLKLHAAGDKGLPQTERTYFQMYLPKESGNCSKPMFFSSKWSVGKVVDYAASLASLKNNNNVLTAKKLRLCHPQTGKAFQMDDTLVALLAQPESPLHNGGNVILEYLDNECTGLEDVSEYITET; from the exons ATGGCTGAATTAAACATCGGGAAACATTGTCAGGTTGAATCCTGCAATCTTAAAG ATTTTCTTCCGTTTGTTTGTGATTCTTGTTGTGGTTTTTACTG TCTTGAGCACAGAAGCAGAGATGCCCATTCGTGTTCACAG GAAGaaccaataaaaaaagaatcccAGACTCCAAGTGGCAGCAGGAGCTATCCATGCACATTTGAAAACTGCAAGGAAAAAGAACTAGTACAAGTTATATGTCAACACTGTGAAAAACACTTCTGTTTAGC CCATCGTCATCAAAATGATCACAAATGTGAAAGGTTGGAGATCCCAAAGCCTCGAATGGCAGCCACCAAAGAGTTGGTGCAAAAGATAGTAG AATCAAAGGATGGCTCTAAAACAAAAGGACGCAGAGGAGCAAAGAATGCTGCTACTGCAGCAAAGGTAGCACTGATGAAACTGAAGCTGCACGCTGCAGGAGACAAAGGACTGCCTCAG ACCGAAAGAACCTATTTTCAGATGTATCTTCCTAAAGAATCCGGTAACTGCAGCAAGCCGATGTTCTTCAGTTCCAAATGGAGTGTGGGGAAAGTGGTGGATTATGCAGCATCTCTGGCCAGCCTCAAGAACAACAATAATGTACTGACAGCAAAG AAGCTGCGACTCTGCCATCCTCAGACAGGCAAGGCTTTCCAGATGGATGACACCCTGGTGGCGTTGTTAGCTCAACCAGAATCTCCTCTCCATAATGGGGGTAATGTGATCTTAGAATACCTGGACAACGAGTGCACAGGTCTAGAGGATGTTTCTGAATACATTACTGAAACTTGA
- the maf1b gene encoding MAF1 homolog, negative regulator of RNA polymerase III b isoform X2, with product MKLLENSSFEALSSRLCVETGESRILGRIESYSCKMAGDDKHMFKQFCQEGEPHVLEALSPPQSTSATSPSLLGKSSEDGENPLSDKCCRKTLFYLITTLNESFRPDYDFSAARAHEFSREPSLNWVANAVNSSLFSAVGEDFNSLGPDLWNAIDQEINLQSCDIYSYNPDLDSDPFGEEGSLWSFNYFFYNKKLKRIVFFTCRSVSVLSDYGRGSLYNELVMDLDDEEEMDGFTEDR from the exons ATGAAACTGTTGGAGAACTCCAGCTTTGAAGCCCTCAGTTCCCGTCTGTGTGTTGAAACTGGGGAGTCTCGCATCCTTGGGAG GATCGAGAGCTACTCCTGCAAGATGGCAGGAGATGATAAACACATGTTCAAGCAGTTCTGCCAGGAGGGGGAGCCACACGTCCTGGAGGCCCTTTCTCCCCCTCAGTCCACCAGCGCCACCAGCCCTTCACT gcTGGGGAAGAGCAGTGAAGATGGGGAAAACCCTTTGAGTGACAAGTGTTGCAGGAAGACACTCTTCTACCTCATCACCACGCTCAACGAGTCCTTCAGGCCGGACTACGACTTCAGCGCAGCACGTGCTCATGAATTCAGTCGGGAGCCCAGCCTTAACTGG GTGGCTAATGCAGTAAACAGCAGCTTGTTCTCAGCTGTTGGAGAAGACTTCAACTCTCTGGGGCCGGATCTGTGGAACGCCATCGACCAGGAGATTAACCTGCAGAGCTGTGACATATACAG CTATAACCCAGATCTGGATTCTGACCCTTTTGGTGAAGAAGGGAGTCTCTGGTCCTTTAACTACTTCTTCTACAACAAGAAACTCAAGAGGATTGTATTTTTCACCTGTCGCTCTGTCAg TGTCTTGAGTGACTATGGTCGTGGTTCTCTCTATAATGAGCTTGTGATGGACCTGGATGACGAAGAAGAAATGGACGGCTTTACCGAGGACAGGTAA
- the LOC133422982 gene encoding GTPase IMAP family member 4, with protein sequence MEANRPPQTSAANASGPEETKITAAAAQAVSRLPEVRLVVLGWRWPGKSLTGNTILGREEFHLERAAEFCVKRQAEVEGRQVTVVDTPGWFSAQDTPPSYKKELVRGPSLCPPGPHAFLLVIPVGMFTEVDRSRIEEHVSLFGEHVWRHTIVVFTWAEVLRTISIERYIRREGKELQRVLEKCKKRYLVINNCIFGENPQVGRLMERVEKMVAEERGHYSLEEKCVDDNQNPPSGARELGARPKQNSGLDLSKNMDVGPLTPE encoded by the exons ATGGAAGCGAACAGACCTCCACAGACATCAG CCGCAAATGCTTCTGGACCAGAGGAGACCAAAATCACGGCAGCTGCTGCCCAGGCCGTCAGCCGCCTGCCTGAAGTCCGTCTGGTGGTGTTGGGCTGGAGGTGGCCGGGGAAGAGCTTGACGGGCAACACCATCCTGGGCAGGGAAGAATTTCACCTGGAAcgagcggctgagttctgtGTAAAGAGGCAGGCGGAGGTGGAGGGACGGCAGGTGACCGTGGTTGACACTCCGGGCTGGTTCTCCGCTCAGGATACACCGCCCTCCTACAAAAAGGAGCTAGTCCGGGGCCCGTCTCTTTGCCCCCCAGGTCCTCACGCCTTCCTGCTCGTCATCCCTGTAGGCATGTTCACCGAGGTGGACCGCTCACGCATCGAGGAGCACGTGAGCCTTTTTGGGGAGCATGTTTGGAGGCACACGATCGTGGTGTTCACCTGGGCAGAGGTGTTGCGGACCATTTCCATCGAAAGGTACATACGCAGGGAGGGCAAGGAGCTGCAGAGGGTGCTGGAGAAATGCAAGAAGAGGTACCTTGTTATTAACAACTGCATATTTGGAGAGAACCCCCAGGTGGGACGCTTAATGGAGAGGGTGGAAAAGATGGTGGCAGAGGAGAGGGGTCACTACAGTCTAGAGGAGAAATGTGTGGATGACAACCAGAATCCACCCAGTGGAGCGCGGGAGTTGGGGGCCCGGCCCAAACAGAACTCTGGGCTGGATCTGTCAAAAAACATGGATGTGGGGCCGCTTACCCCTGAGTGA
- the maf1b gene encoding MAF1 homolog, negative regulator of RNA polymerase III b isoform X1, translated as MKLLENSSFEALSSRLCVETGESRILGRIESYSCKMAGDDKHMFKQFCQEGEPHVLEALSPPQSTSATSPSLLGKSSEDGENPLSDKCCRKTLFYLITTLNESFRPDYDFSAARAHEFSREPSLNWVANAVNSSLFSAVGEDFNSLGPDLWNAIDQEINLQSCDIYSYNPDLDSDPFGEEGSLWSFNYFFYNKKLKRIVFFTCRSVSVLSDYGRGSLYNELVMDLDDEEEMDGFTEDRCPRALCV; from the exons ATGAAACTGTTGGAGAACTCCAGCTTTGAAGCCCTCAGTTCCCGTCTGTGTGTTGAAACTGGGGAGTCTCGCATCCTTGGGAG GATCGAGAGCTACTCCTGCAAGATGGCAGGAGATGATAAACACATGTTCAAGCAGTTCTGCCAGGAGGGGGAGCCACACGTCCTGGAGGCCCTTTCTCCCCCTCAGTCCACCAGCGCCACCAGCCCTTCACT gcTGGGGAAGAGCAGTGAAGATGGGGAAAACCCTTTGAGTGACAAGTGTTGCAGGAAGACACTCTTCTACCTCATCACCACGCTCAACGAGTCCTTCAGGCCGGACTACGACTTCAGCGCAGCACGTGCTCATGAATTCAGTCGGGAGCCCAGCCTTAACTGG GTGGCTAATGCAGTAAACAGCAGCTTGTTCTCAGCTGTTGGAGAAGACTTCAACTCTCTGGGGCCGGATCTGTGGAACGCCATCGACCAGGAGATTAACCTGCAGAGCTGTGACATATACAG CTATAACCCAGATCTGGATTCTGACCCTTTTGGTGAAGAAGGGAGTCTCTGGTCCTTTAACTACTTCTTCTACAACAAGAAACTCAAGAGGATTGTATTTTTCACCTGTCGCTCTGTCAg TGTCTTGAGTGACTATGGTCGTGGTTCTCTCTATAATGAGCTTGTGATGGACCTGGATGACGAAGAAGAAATGGACGGCTTTACCGAGGACAG gTGCCCCAGAGCTCTGTGTGTGTAG